A stretch of the Porifericola rhodea genome encodes the following:
- a CDS encoding DUF6452 family protein translates to MSACLDEDVSCVTDSYDTVRVNFLKLDQSNARTDTLYFESIQAANGAFLDVQDTALSSISLPLNPSGNQVSFFINWREDSAAVLQTDTLVISYEREQRLISPECGVEQRFVSLSSSKVAFDSIRVANPDVTLYTNPNLSIYTCQYEYTNVVRARFFVRDTATLAEQATSLQINSIVDDQGNVIQNTPATLERVSLPVDTDRSNTSFMFEIENADGQIVNRRLNVSYFVDEIQIFNCFPQTRVSGLDVDSDDYDFVDVEVDDDELKTNNSSNLEIFF, encoded by the coding sequence ATGAGCGCCTGTCTTGATGAGGATGTAAGCTGTGTCACCGATTCTTACGATACCGTCCGTGTCAATTTTCTAAAGCTGGACCAGAGCAATGCCCGTACCGACACTCTTTATTTTGAGTCTATTCAGGCGGCTAATGGTGCTTTTCTGGATGTGCAGGACACTGCTCTTAGCAGCATCAGCCTACCGCTTAACCCTTCGGGTAATCAGGTATCGTTTTTTATTAACTGGCGAGAAGATAGCGCGGCTGTATTGCAAACCGATACGCTTGTTATTAGCTATGAACGTGAACAACGCCTTATTTCTCCTGAATGTGGGGTAGAGCAGCGTTTTGTATCTCTCAGCAGTAGCAAAGTCGCCTTTGACTCTATCCGGGTAGCTAACCCTGACGTAACCTTATATACTAACCCAAACCTAAGCATCTATACCTGCCAGTACGAATACACTAATGTGGTAAGGGCCCGCTTCTTCGTCCGCGATACCGCTACGCTGGCAGAACAAGCCACCTCTTTACAGATCAATAGCATAGTAGATGACCAGGGAAACGTGATACAAAATACCCCGGCTACTCTGGAACGCGTAAGCCTACCAGTAGATACTGACAGGAGTAACACCAGCTTTATGTTTGAAATAGAAAATGCTGATGGCCAAATTGTGAACCGCCGTTTAAATGTTTCTTACTTTGTAGATGAAATCCAGATATTTAACTGCTTCCCCCAGACCAGAGTTAGCGGACTGGATGTAGATAGTGATGACTATGATTTTGTTGATGTGGAGGTAGATGATGATGAACTTAAAACCAACAATAGCAGTAACCTTGAAATATTTTTTTAG
- the rimO gene encoding 30S ribosomal protein S12 methylthiotransferase RimO — translation MKTKGIKKDKVNVVTLGCSKNLVDSEVMLTQLKGNQIDATHESEKDDANVIIVNTCGFIDNAKQESIDTILRYADAKNEGVIDKLYVTGCLSQRYRDDLESEIPEVDAFFGTMELPLLLKKFKADYKHELVGERITTTSRHYAYMKIAEGCDRPCSFCAIPLMRGKHVSKPIDTLVKEAQSLARNGTKELLLIAQDSTYYGLDLYGKRNLAELLQRLSDVEGIDWIRLHYAFPSGFPMDVLDVMAERPNICNYLDMPLQHGSSRMLKLMRRGTTREKTESLIYQIRDKIPDIALRTTLIAGHAGETEEDHADMVDFVQKMRFDRLGIFTYSHEEGTHAYQMEDNVPDEIKQARANEVMELQEKISYELNQDKIGSVQKVLIDRKESGNYVGRTESDSPEVDNEVIIPADKYYLRVGDFADIRIVDASEFDLFGEPEVKS, via the coding sequence TTGAAAACAAAAGGGATTAAAAAAGATAAGGTAAATGTAGTCACACTGGGCTGCTCTAAAAATCTGGTAGACTCAGAAGTGATGCTAACCCAGCTTAAGGGCAACCAGATAGATGCTACCCATGAGTCAGAAAAAGACGATGCTAATGTGATTATCGTAAACACCTGCGGCTTTATAGACAATGCCAAGCAAGAGTCTATAGATACTATTTTGCGTTATGCTGATGCCAAAAATGAGGGAGTAATTGATAAATTATATGTAACCGGCTGTCTCTCTCAGCGCTATCGCGACGATCTGGAAAGTGAAATCCCTGAAGTTGATGCTTTCTTTGGAACGATGGAATTACCTCTGCTGCTCAAAAAATTTAAAGCAGATTACAAACATGAGCTGGTAGGGGAAAGAATAACGACTACCTCTCGCCACTATGCGTACATGAAGATTGCAGAAGGCTGCGATCGCCCTTGCTCCTTCTGTGCTATTCCGCTTATGCGAGGCAAGCATGTGTCTAAACCTATAGACACCCTGGTGAAAGAAGCACAGTCTTTGGCGCGTAATGGTACTAAAGAGCTGCTATTGATAGCGCAGGATTCTACTTACTATGGCCTGGACCTTTATGGTAAACGTAATCTGGCAGAACTACTACAGCGCCTTTCCGATGTAGAGGGTATTGACTGGATTCGTCTTCATTACGCCTTTCCTTCGGGCTTTCCTATGGATGTACTGGATGTTATGGCTGAACGACCTAACATCTGCAATTATCTGGATATGCCACTACAGCATGGCTCCAGCCGCATGCTTAAGCTTATGCGCCGGGGTACAACTCGCGAAAAAACGGAGTCACTGATTTATCAGATTCGCGACAAAATACCTGATATTGCCTTACGAACGACGCTCATTGCAGGTCATGCCGGAGAAACTGAAGAGGATCATGCAGATATGGTGGATTTTGTGCAGAAAATGCGGTTTGACCGGCTGGGAATCTTTACCTATTCTCACGAAGAAGGTACACATGCCTATCAGATGGAAGACAATGTGCCAGACGAAATTAAACAGGCACGTGCAAATGAAGTGATGGAGCTACAGGAAAAAATTTCTTACGAGCTTAATCAGGATAAGATCGGAAGCGTACAAAAAGTACTGATTGACCGTAAAGAAAGCGGCAACTATGTGGGGCGTACAGAATCTGACTCACCAGAAGTAGATAATGAGGTGATTATTCCCGCCGACAAATATTACCTCAGAGTGGGCGATTTTGCCGACATCCGAATTGTGGATGCCAGTGAGTTTGATCTTTTTGGCGAGCCAGAGGTCAAGAGCTAA
- a CDS encoding YiiX/YebB-like N1pC/P60 family cysteine hydrolase — MHKLFALLSLLLLFNPLTAQPAYQPQAGDILFQDLDCGPYCESIEKVTEGIDGADFSHMGILVMQEGQPYVYEAVSKGVLATPLTDFLKRNTNEAGQPKVMIGRLNTSYQKLIPEALKEAKGLLGNAYDDIYIDGDDRYYCSELIYEIFKRANKGQPLFKLAPMTYIDPDTQKTFPIWEDYFKERGVAVPEGVAGINPGLISRSPYLQIIYRYYQP, encoded by the coding sequence ATGCATAAGCTATTTGCACTGCTCAGTTTGTTATTGCTTTTTAATCCGCTGACTGCACAACCTGCCTATCAGCCCCAAGCCGGAGACATTCTCTTTCAGGACCTGGACTGTGGCCCCTATTGTGAGTCGATAGAAAAAGTAACAGAGGGGATAGACGGTGCTGACTTTTCGCATATGGGCATACTGGTGATGCAAGAGGGTCAGCCTTACGTTTACGAGGCGGTATCTAAGGGGGTATTAGCGACACCGCTAACTGATTTTCTAAAAAGAAATACTAATGAAGCTGGCCAGCCTAAGGTAATGATTGGGAGACTTAATACGAGCTACCAAAAACTCATTCCTGAAGCACTGAAAGAGGCTAAAGGTCTGCTGGGCAATGCTTATGATGATATTTACATTGACGGAGATGATCGTTATTACTGCTCTGAACTTATTTATGAGATTTTTAAGAGAGCCAACAAAGGCCAGCCCCTTTTTAAACTAGCCCCCATGACTTATATTGACCCGGATACACAAAAAACCTTTCCTATATGGGAAGACTATTTTAAAGAAAGAGGTGTAGCTGTACCAGAAGGGGTGGCGGGAATTAACCCAGGACTCATCTCACGCTCGCCCTATCTACAGATTATTTATCGCTACTACCAACCCTGA
- a CDS encoding DUF6048 family protein has product MKYFFSILLLFSLVGLCQAQQGQNKVEADTVEREKMQLAYLPSALRIGPAVNTLIQTAIDDQGTYYGLQADLAMGRFMLGFDYGHAELSRQSETGVPASEAYQYTSNGDYYKIGVDVNLLRDKKADTYDARGDIIYFGLKYAFSIIDDEVSFSTSENFWETSAINQRNENLMVSWVEMNAGVKVAIFKHVFLGYTLRYRFAQNSAGRSSLVPYRVPGFGSGEDESNFGFDYHIFYQIPFRK; this is encoded by the coding sequence TTGAAATATTTTTTTAGCATACTTCTACTCTTCTCATTAGTCGGGCTGTGCCAGGCGCAGCAGGGACAAAATAAGGTGGAGGCAGATACCGTAGAGAGGGAAAAAATGCAGCTGGCTTATTTACCAAGCGCCCTACGTATAGGCCCAGCTGTCAACACGCTAATACAAACTGCTATTGACGACCAGGGCACTTACTATGGATTGCAGGCAGATCTGGCTATGGGCCGCTTTATGCTGGGTTTTGATTACGGACATGCGGAGTTGAGCCGCCAGAGCGAAACGGGAGTTCCCGCTTCTGAAGCCTACCAATACACAAGCAACGGAGACTATTACAAAATTGGTGTAGACGTTAACCTGCTTCGCGACAAAAAAGCGGATACCTATGATGCCCGTGGTGATATTATTTACTTTGGACTTAAGTATGCCTTTAGTATTATAGATGATGAGGTTAGCTTCAGCACTTCAGAAAACTTTTGGGAGACCTCCGCTATCAATCAGCGTAACGAAAACCTGATGGTAAGCTGGGTTGAGATGAATGCTGGTGTAAAAGTAGCCATTTTCAAACATGTATTTTTAGGCTATACACTACGCTACCGCTTTGCTCAGAACTCTGCCGGCCGTAGTTCTCTGGTTCCTTATCGTGTGCCTGGCTTTGGGAGTGGAGAGGACGAAAGCAACTTCGGCTTTGATTATCATATATTTTACCAGATTCCTTTCAGAAAGTAA
- a CDS encoding apiosidase-like domain-containing protein yields MIGSMTYGQDTAQQWMKFELSFESDSLYANPLYDLEEFYAVFTAPSGKKHKINGFWDGGSNFKLRFMPNEAGEWRYETYCSDPKNLALHAQKGNFSCEKSASKHALHQKGNIIHIDGDYHLSYANGDPFFWLACTAWNGPLKSTEKEWDDYLSQRKQNNYSAIQFVATQWRGADVNSQLQKAYSGQGKIKVNPGFFQHLDKKVDKINEYGLVAAPVLLWALPKGEGKELSPGYALPQEEAIKLAKYMVARYGAHHVVWFLGGDGLYVSLFEQRWKNIGQAVFGEEHPGVVAQHPMGRSWIGDAYADEDWLDVVGYQSSHGIGSGTIDWINKGPMKKKWHKLPARPLINLEPCYEEIYFRTTDTHVRNASYWSLFATPVAGISYGANGIWPWIRKGEKILNHGSLSEESPSTWRESLNFPGSLQMGYLAEFIQQFKWWELKPDHELLTQQPGEQRSEHYVSLLRTDDYSTILVYTPLQTAIELRNPQNIDYKARWFNPVKNSYTEAELKSAGNLVQATPPAEGDWILILEK; encoded by the coding sequence ATGATAGGATCAATGACTTACGGGCAAGATACGGCCCAACAGTGGATGAAGTTTGAGCTTTCTTTTGAGAGTGACTCCCTTTACGCCAATCCCCTGTACGATTTAGAAGAGTTTTATGCTGTATTTACTGCTCCTTCGGGTAAAAAGCACAAAATTAATGGGTTCTGGGATGGGGGCAGCAATTTTAAGCTGCGATTTATGCCTAATGAAGCAGGAGAGTGGCGGTATGAGACATATTGCTCAGACCCAAAGAACTTGGCTCTGCATGCCCAGAAAGGAAACTTTAGCTGCGAAAAAAGCGCGAGCAAACACGCCCTCCACCAAAAAGGAAATATAATTCATATTGATGGAGACTACCACTTAAGCTATGCAAATGGTGACCCATTTTTCTGGCTGGCCTGTACCGCCTGGAATGGCCCACTAAAGTCTACAGAAAAAGAATGGGACGATTACCTGAGCCAACGTAAGCAAAATAACTATTCGGCCATACAATTTGTAGCTACGCAATGGCGGGGAGCAGACGTAAATAGTCAGTTACAAAAAGCTTATAGCGGACAGGGTAAAATCAAAGTTAACCCTGGCTTTTTCCAGCATCTGGATAAAAAAGTAGACAAAATTAATGAATATGGCTTGGTGGCGGCGCCCGTACTCTTATGGGCTTTGCCCAAAGGCGAAGGTAAAGAGTTGAGCCCCGGATATGCTTTACCTCAGGAGGAGGCTATTAAGCTGGCAAAGTACATGGTTGCCCGCTATGGGGCGCATCATGTAGTCTGGTTTCTGGGTGGTGATGGCCTGTATGTAAGCCTTTTTGAACAGCGCTGGAAAAATATTGGTCAAGCCGTTTTTGGAGAAGAGCACCCCGGCGTAGTTGCTCAGCACCCTATGGGACGTTCGTGGATTGGAGATGCCTATGCTGATGAAGACTGGCTGGATGTAGTAGGTTATCAGTCTAGCCACGGCATAGGTAGTGGTACGATAGACTGGATAAACAAAGGGCCTATGAAAAAGAAATGGCATAAACTACCAGCCCGCCCTTTGATTAACCTGGAGCCCTGCTATGAAGAAATTTACTTCAGGACTACCGACACCCACGTGCGAAATGCCTCATATTGGAGTTTGTTTGCTACACCAGTAGCGGGTATAAGTTATGGAGCCAACGGCATATGGCCCTGGATTCGCAAAGGCGAAAAAATACTAAACCATGGCTCATTAAGCGAAGAAAGCCCCAGCACCTGGCGTGAAAGCTTGAACTTTCCAGGTAGTTTGCAGATGGGCTATCTGGCTGAGTTTATTCAACAGTTTAAATGGTGGGAGCTTAAGCCCGACCACGAACTGCTTACACAGCAGCCGGGAGAGCAGCGGTCGGAGCATTACGTCTCACTCCTGCGCACAGATGATTATAGTACCATTCTGGTGTATACACCTTTGCAAACAGCTATAGAACTCAGAAACCCACAAAATATTGATTATAAAGCCCGCTGGTTCAATCCGGTTAAGAATAGTTATACCGAAGCCGAGCTAAAAAGTGCAGGGAATTTGGTACAGGCGACCCCTCCGGCAGAGGGTGATTGGATCTTAATTCTGGAAAAATAA